A stretch of Bacillus solimangrovi DNA encodes these proteins:
- the tnpC gene encoding IS66 family transposase — MKTIHSTQPTIESLQSQVEELTEKVRWYEEQFRLSQQKQFGTSSEKTPENQLALELFNEAEKESDSEVPEPAVETITYRRKKKRGHRDESVQNLPIETVEYRLADEEQVCSCCGGTLHEMSVEVRKELTIVPAEVKVTEHKRYVYACRQCEQDEIATPIVTANMPAPAFPKSIASPSIMAYIMSQKYVEGLPLYRQEKHFERMGIFLSRQTMGNWLLYGADQWLVVLYERMHEHLLNRTILHADETTFQVLREPGRSATTKSYLWLYRTGQEDIPIVLYDYQPTRAGEHPKSFLTGFQGFLQVDGYRGYNQVPDVILVGCWAHARRKFDEALKALPDLQERKKVKASEGLRFCNQLYSIEKKLKHVTPTERYEQRLEKSRPILDLFSAWLHEQKDRVLPKSALGKAITYCLNQWNQLEAFLLDGHLEIDNNRSERSIKPFVIGRKNWMFSNTPRGARGSAVMYSVVETAKENGLSPFHYLQYLFEVLPNIDLTNKEEIDKVLPWSTDLPAICKVPIKSDTHVKQPLN, encoded by the coding sequence ATGAAAACAATACATTCCACTCAACCTACAATTGAATCTCTTCAATCTCAAGTAGAAGAACTCACGGAAAAAGTGAGATGGTACGAAGAACAATTTCGTCTTAGCCAACAAAAACAGTTTGGTACGTCTAGCGAAAAAACACCGGAAAATCAACTCGCTCTAGAACTGTTTAATGAGGCCGAGAAAGAAAGTGATTCTGAAGTACCCGAACCAGCTGTTGAAACGATCACCTATCGTCGTAAAAAGAAACGTGGTCATAGGGATGAGTCTGTCCAAAACTTGCCTATCGAAACGGTTGAATATCGTTTAGCTGATGAAGAACAGGTTTGTTCATGCTGTGGTGGTACGTTACATGAGATGAGTGTAGAAGTCCGAAAGGAACTGACAATTGTTCCTGCGGAAGTAAAGGTGACGGAACATAAACGATATGTCTATGCTTGTCGTCAGTGTGAACAAGATGAGATCGCTACGCCGATTGTAACAGCGAATATGCCAGCACCTGCCTTTCCTAAAAGTATCGCTTCTCCCTCCATTATGGCGTATATTATGTCTCAAAAATATGTAGAAGGTTTACCTCTTTATCGTCAAGAAAAACATTTTGAACGAATGGGAATTTTTTTATCACGACAAACGATGGGAAATTGGTTATTATATGGAGCTGATCAATGGTTAGTGGTTTTATATGAAAGGATGCATGAACATCTGCTTAATCGAACCATCCTTCATGCGGATGAAACGACTTTCCAAGTCTTACGTGAACCTGGACGATCAGCTACAACCAAATCTTATCTGTGGTTATATCGTACAGGACAAGAAGATATCCCGATTGTTCTCTATGATTATCAACCAACAAGAGCAGGCGAGCATCCGAAAAGTTTTTTAACGGGTTTTCAAGGGTTTTTACAAGTAGATGGATATCGTGGTTATAATCAGGTACCGGATGTTATCCTTGTGGGATGTTGGGCGCATGCGAGACGTAAGTTTGATGAAGCTTTAAAGGCTTTACCTGACTTACAAGAGAGGAAAAAGGTGAAGGCGAGCGAAGGTTTACGCTTTTGTAATCAACTTTATTCTATCGAGAAAAAACTCAAGCATGTCACCCCTACAGAACGATATGAGCAGAGACTTGAAAAAAGCAGGCCCATTTTGGACCTTTTTTCAGCATGGCTTCATGAACAAAAGGATCGTGTTTTACCCAAAAGCGCCCTTGGCAAAGCGATTACTTATTGTTTGAATCAATGGAATCAACTTGAAGCGTTTTTATTAGATGGTCATTTAGAAATCGATAACAACAGAAGTGAACGTTCCATTAAACCGTTTGTGATTGGGAGAAAAAATTGGATGTTCTCGAATACACCGCGAGGTGCTAGAGGGAGTGCCGTGATGTATAGTGTGGTTGAAACCGCAAAAGAGAATGGTTTAAGTCCTTTTCATTATCTTCAATATTTGTTTGAAGTGCTACCAAATATCGATTTAACCAATAAAGAAGAAATCGATAAAGTTTTGCCGTGGTCAACGGATCTACCGGCTATTTGCAAGGTACCGATAAAAAGTGATACACACGTCAAGCAACCTCTAAATTAA
- the tnpB gene encoding IS66 family insertion sequence element accessory protein TnpB (TnpB, as the term is used for proteins encoded by IS66 family insertion elements, is considered an accessory protein, since TnpC, encoded by a neighboring gene, is a DDE family transposase.) — MISEKAIEKVYLAQGATDLRKSIDGLAVIVKEEFELDPFSSCLFVFCNRSRDKLKILVWEHNGFWLHYRRLEKGTFEWPTQSPNVPLTISRRQFRWLLDGFSFHQKQGHQAVHARTIL, encoded by the coding sequence ATGATTTCAGAAAAAGCGATTGAAAAGGTATACCTGGCACAAGGGGCAACTGACTTACGTAAATCTATTGATGGACTCGCAGTCATTGTAAAGGAAGAGTTTGAGTTAGATCCCTTTTCTTCTTGTTTATTTGTTTTTTGCAATCGCTCACGCGATAAACTAAAAATTCTTGTTTGGGAACATAATGGTTTTTGGTTGCACTATCGCAGGTTAGAAAAGGGAACGTTTGAATGGCCAACTCAATCTCCTAATGTACCACTTACCATATCAAGACGGCAGTTTAGATGGCTTCTTGATGGATTTTCTTTTCATCAAAAACAAGGACATCAAGCCGTACATGCAAGAACGATTCTATAA
- the tnpA gene encoding IS66 family insertion sequence element accessory protein TnpA, producing the protein MKKQRIEKEWEAYILDFKESGLSKAAWCQKQNLPVHRLYYWLKKLSPETEEPNKNKSANWIPMSVPTIEEEINTTIRIHMNEVTIELDGPFTSQVLLQVMQSVKEL; encoded by the coding sequence ATGAAAAAACAACGAATAGAGAAAGAATGGGAAGCCTATATCCTTGACTTTAAAGAAAGTGGGCTATCAAAAGCTGCTTGGTGTCAAAAACAGAACCTTCCGGTTCATCGGCTTTATTACTGGCTGAAAAAATTATCCCCTGAAACGGAAGAACCAAATAAGAATAAGTCCGCAAATTGGATTCCAATGAGTGTTCCTACTATAGAAGAAGAAATCAATACTACCATTCGTATTCATATGAATGAAGTAACCATCGAACTAGATGGACCTTTTACTTCACAAGTACTTCTCCAAGTCATGCAGTCGGTAAAAGAATTATGA
- a CDS encoding thioesterase II family protein, which produces MQKTVMKNSPWLFVNKFSNSSSVRLFCLPYAGGGATIYHQWMSSISNKIEVCPIQLPGRENRIGEASYDNILFLVKEIAKEIEPYIDRPYALFGHSMGALICFELARELRRRKINNAERLFLSGRNAVHIPRLKPPIHKLDQETFINRLRELNGTPELLLQNKELMEFVIPIIRNDFKMVETYSYEQEKILNIPITVIGGTNDPYTSIEYLEEWREHTSNNCEVHQVEGEHFFLNNRTAEVLEIISNDLLKK; this is translated from the coding sequence ATGCAAAAAACGGTAATGAAAAATAGTCCTTGGTTATTTGTTAATAAATTTTCTAATAGTAGTTCCGTACGTCTTTTTTGCTTACCATACGCAGGTGGGGGAGCAACAATTTATCATCAATGGATGTCTAGTATTTCAAATAAAATAGAAGTATGTCCAATACAACTACCAGGACGTGAAAATCGAATAGGTGAGGCATCATATGATAATATTCTTTTTTTAGTTAAAGAAATTGCGAAGGAAATTGAGCCATATATTGATAGACCATATGCTTTATTTGGTCATAGTATGGGAGCGTTGATTTGTTTTGAGTTAGCAAGAGAGTTGAGAAGAAGAAAGATTAATAATGCAGAAAGGCTGTTTTTATCTGGAAGAAATGCAGTTCATATTCCTCGTTTAAAACCACCAATTCATAAACTTGACCAAGAAACATTTATTAATCGACTCAGAGAACTAAATGGAACACCAGAGTTACTTTTGCAAAATAAAGAACTAATGGAGTTCGTTATACCTATTATTAGGAACGATTTTAAAATGGTGGAGACATATTCTTATGAACAAGAAAAAATATTAAATATCCCCATTACAGTAATAGGTGGAACAAATGATCCTTATACTTCTATTGAATATTTAGAAGAATGGAGGGAACACACTTCTAATAATTGTGAGGTGCATCAAGTTGAAGGTGAGCACTTCTTCCTTAATAATCGTACAGCAGAAGTATTAGAGATTATTAGTAATGACCTATTAAAGAAATGA
- a CDS encoding serine hydrolase domain-containing protein translates to MEWKKCYYKALNFCITFVFIMFFMCTSVLAQNSSELAKIEDFEEMIDNYMEKSLKEYHIAGATIVVVKDGEVLLKKGYGYSDVEKKIPVDTNKTFFRVGSVTKIFTATAAMQLVEQGKIDLDTDINKYLKGLKIDTKYDTPITLANLLTHTGGFAESVDGIYSEKLLDEPVPLYDTIKNNMPPLIRPSGEVIQYSNYGYALIGHIVEQVSGIPFDQYVEENIFKPLNMKNTRYSLSSSMLSEMSKGYNYKNGNFVEKPLGSIIVHPAGSIVSTSNDMSKFLTAHLQNGKYGDKRILKEETAISMQNRQFTQHNLMPGYGYGFHENFKNNKIIMHDGDADLFTSQLSILPEENLGYFISYNTLDDGQLRNGFEEELYKFLKVNLDQKLENLKERPFKSNKDLKDFEGDYVFAQRLLEGPLKIRGLFLKMKVSIDQNGELNLKVFDTSLSGDYIQIERGLFVNKENSRSILLKEDKEGNKYLIVDMNVPIQTLEKLGTLEAFMETYIRSFVIIISILGCMLSFINLFRRKKKYKGIERRTKIIVNLICLLNLFLAISMIMVMFSQSDSFRHYILIVVNLVSIGIATSVLFLCYSLVSVWKRNFLPLWNKIFYILVILAGIGALIYVSFLDVIFFV, encoded by the coding sequence ATGGAGTGGAAAAAATGTTATTATAAGGCATTAAATTTTTGTATTACCTTTGTGTTCATCATGTTTTTTATGTGTACGTCAGTACTTGCACAAAATTCTAGTGAATTAGCAAAAATTGAAGACTTTGAAGAAATGATAGACAATTACATGGAAAAAAGCTTAAAAGAATATCATATTGCTGGAGCAACTATAGTTGTGGTGAAAGATGGAGAAGTCTTACTAAAAAAAGGATATGGTTATTCTGATGTAGAGAAGAAAATACCAGTAGATACCAATAAAACATTTTTTAGAGTAGGCTCTGTTACAAAGATCTTTACAGCAACTGCAGCAATGCAGTTAGTTGAACAAGGTAAAATTGACTTAGATACGGATATTAATAAGTATTTAAAAGGTTTAAAAATAGACACTAAATATGATACACCTATAACATTAGCAAACCTTTTAACACATACAGGTGGTTTCGCAGAAAGTGTTGACGGTATATATAGCGAAAAATTGTTAGATGAACCAGTTCCTTTGTATGATACTATAAAAAATAATATGCCTCCTCTTATTAGACCTTCAGGAGAAGTAATTCAGTATAGTAATTACGGATACGCCTTAATAGGACATATTGTAGAGCAAGTGAGTGGGATACCTTTCGATCAATATGTTGAAGAAAATATTTTTAAACCTCTTAATATGAAAAACACAAGATATTCTCTATCATCAAGTATGTTATCTGAGATGTCAAAAGGGTATAATTACAAAAATGGAAATTTTGTCGAAAAACCTCTTGGGAGCATCATTGTTCATCCTGCAGGTTCAATTGTTTCAACTTCTAACGATATGTCGAAATTCTTAACTGCACATCTTCAAAATGGCAAATATGGAGACAAAAGAATACTAAAAGAAGAAACGGCTATTAGTATGCAAAATCGCCAGTTTACTCAACATAATTTAATGCCCGGATATGGATATGGATTTCATGAGAATTTTAAGAATAATAAGATAATCATGCATGATGGAGACGCGGATCTGTTTACAAGTCAGTTGTCAATATTACCGGAAGAGAATCTAGGTTATTTTATTTCTTATAATACACTAGATGATGGACAACTACGAAATGGTTTTGAGGAAGAACTATATAAATTTTTAAAAGTTAACTTGGATCAAAAACTAGAAAATTTAAAAGAACGCCCTTTTAAATCCAATAAGGATTTGAAGGATTTCGAGGGAGATTATGTTTTTGCACAAAGGTTATTAGAGGGTCCTTTAAAAATAAGAGGCTTATTCTTAAAAATGAAAGTAAGTATAGATCAAAATGGAGAACTAAACTTGAAGGTGTTTGACACAAGTCTAAGTGGGGATTATATACAAATAGAAAGGGGTTTATTTGTAAATAAAGAAAATAGTAGGAGCATTTTATTAAAAGAAGATAAAGAAGGAAACAAATATTTAATTGTTGATATGAATGTACCGATACAAACATTAGAAAAACTAGGTACACTAGAGGCTTTCATGGAAACATATATAAGATCTTTTGTTATTATTATTTCTATATTAGGGTGTATGTTGAGTTTTATTAACTTGTTTAGAAGAAAGAAAAAATATAAGGGGATAGAACGGCGTACTAAAATAATCGTTAATTTAATTTGTTTATTAAATTTGTTTCTGGCTATAAGTATGATTATGGTGATGTTTAGTCAAAGTGATAGTTTTAGGCATTATATATTAATTGTAGTTAATTTGGTTAGTATAGGAATTGCCACTAGTGTGTTGTTCTTATGTTATTCGTTGGTGTCGGTTTGGAAAAGAAACTTTTTACCTTTATGGAACAAAATATTTTATATACTGGTGATTTTAGCTGGGATAGGTGCCTTAATATATGTTAGTTTTTTAGATGTTATTTTCTTTGTTTAA
- a CDS encoding 4'-phosphopantetheinyl transferase family protein: MNISNKLNQSQISWFINYLDQSELQRYCQYLNEDKAKEFLLGRVLLKWALSNDIGIPINELTLYPDDYGKLYLKNHPLSFNLTHSGNMIACILSEGREVGIDVEFVPYDSLEVMDLMFTEGERRFVESKTDIEKVQEAFYFVWTRKEAYIKAIGKGFSIDPKTINVPLHKMVEKKRGFTYYSFYPSQDYLISIVVEGNLDTEALSLQELSLEELYNSDK, from the coding sequence ATGAATATTTCAAATAAACTCAATCAATCTCAGATTAGCTGGTTCATAAATTATTTAGATCAGAGTGAGTTGCAGCGTTATTGCCAATATCTAAATGAAGATAAAGCAAAAGAATTTTTACTAGGTAGAGTATTACTGAAATGGGCACTTTCAAATGATATAGGAATTCCTATCAACGAGTTAACATTATACCCAGATGACTATGGAAAGCTATATCTTAAAAACCATCCATTATCATTTAACTTAACCCATTCAGGAAATATGATTGCTTGTATTTTGAGTGAAGGTAGGGAAGTAGGGATAGATGTAGAGTTTGTTCCTTACGACTCACTAGAAGTAATGGACTTAATGTTTACAGAAGGTGAAAGGAGATTTGTTGAATCTAAAACTGATATTGAAAAGGTACAAGAAGCCTTTTATTTTGTGTGGACTAGAAAAGAAGCATATATAAAAGCAATTGGTAAAGGTTTCTCAATAGATCCTAAGACAATAAATGTGCCACTACATAAAATGGTTGAAAAAAAGCGAGGCTTTACTTATTACAGTTTCTACCCATCACAAGATTATCTCATTTCTATTGTCGTAGAGGGTAACTTAGATACAGAAGCGCTTTCTCTTCAAGAATTAAGTCTTGAAGAATTATATAATTCAGATAAATAG
- a CDS encoding response regulator transcription factor, whose amino-acid sequence MRKSEKILIVDDEKGILDLLEITLKKERYDHISRSMNGQNALDLIKHYTYDLILLDVMLPDFNGFDLCNEIRKHTNTPIIFITSCSSDFDKLTGLGIGGDDYITKPFNPLEVVARVKALLRRKNMYELSIDKDTEVVNNTEYNYGRFQLIPNDALLIVNDNKVECTAKELELLKFFCKNPNRIFTTSQIYQHVWGEDVLGEEKTVTIHISKIRRKLGDNPRNPEMIVNLRGIGYKFVPPSTVNM is encoded by the coding sequence TTGAGAAAATCAGAAAAAATCTTAATAGTGGATGATGAGAAAGGGATACTAGATTTACTTGAAATAACTTTGAAAAAAGAGCGTTATGATCATATATCCCGCAGTATGAATGGTCAAAATGCTTTAGATTTAATTAAACATTATACTTATGATTTAATTTTATTGGATGTAATGTTACCAGACTTTAATGGATTTGATTTATGTAATGAAATCCGAAAACATACAAACACACCAATTATTTTCATTACTTCTTGCTCTAGTGATTTTGATAAGCTAACAGGTCTTGGTATTGGTGGGGATGATTATATTACCAAACCATTTAATCCACTTGAAGTTGTTGCTCGTGTGAAAGCATTGTTACGAAGAAAGAACATGTATGAATTATCTATTGATAAAGATACAGAGGTTGTTAATAATACAGAATACAACTATGGGAGATTCCAACTGATACCTAATGATGCTCTTCTAATTGTCAATGATAACAAAGTGGAATGTACGGCTAAAGAATTGGAGCTTTTGAAGTTTTTTTGTAAAAATCCGAATAGAATCTTTACCACTTCACAAATTTATCAACATGTATGGGGTGAAGATGTACTAGGTGAAGAAAAAACGGTTACAATCCATATCTCTAAAATTAGAAGAAAGCTAGGAGATAACCCTAGAAATCCTGAAATGATTGTAAATCTACGAGGAATCGGTTATAAGTTTGTACCTCCTTCGACGGTGAACATGTAA
- a CDS encoding sensor histidine kinase, whose protein sequence is MKLRFSLYFIVGLILWLLSLGIVFMFTIDVIFPIIDLKENDRWYDLIVILIFLLNILLCSLLYALYFGGPLWFMLSWIQQLTYGKYEPPYTKWNVYTKKNKLRLRYKLYEEVIVNIHSLAEHLKRAEIDRQKLDESKRDWMAGISHDLKTPLTYITGYSALLLNEEYSWTEEEKTSFINEISHKSHHIDALIQDLNLSFKMNNSDSPIPLNKSQGNIIEFTKKLIADVGNDPRSFNYYLSFQSKENNIEIAFDEHLIYRALQNLIMNAILHNPEGTSVKVSVINNGEEFIEIVISDDGVGMDQYTIDNLFKKYYRGTTTNSSEFGTGLGMAIVKSLILAHGGEINVESEVSKGTSLTVRLPK, encoded by the coding sequence ATGAAGTTACGTTTTAGTCTATATTTTATCGTCGGATTAATTCTATGGTTATTGAGCTTAGGTATTGTTTTTATGTTTACCATCGATGTTATCTTTCCAATTATTGATCTTAAGGAGAATGATAGATGGTATGACTTAATTGTAATTTTAATATTTTTATTAAATATTCTACTATGTAGCTTACTTTATGCATTGTACTTTGGTGGACCTCTATGGTTTATGCTTTCATGGATTCAGCAACTAACATACGGTAAATATGAACCACCCTATACAAAATGGAATGTATATACGAAAAAGAATAAGCTACGTTTGCGCTATAAACTGTATGAAGAAGTTATTGTTAATATCCATTCTCTAGCTGAACATTTAAAAAGAGCTGAAATTGATAGACAGAAATTAGATGAATCTAAAAGAGATTGGATGGCTGGGATCTCACACGATTTAAAGACACCTCTGACCTATATTACTGGATACTCTGCGCTATTGTTAAATGAGGAGTATTCATGGACTGAAGAGGAGAAAACCTCTTTCATAAATGAGATTTCTCATAAAAGTCATCATATCGATGCTCTAATTCAAGACCTTAACTTATCTTTTAAAATGAATAATTCTGATTCACCAATCCCATTAAATAAAAGTCAAGGTAATATTATTGAATTCACAAAAAAATTAATAGCTGACGTAGGTAATGACCCTCGATCGTTCAATTACTATTTAAGTTTTCAATCGAAGGAAAATAATATTGAAATTGCATTTGATGAACATCTGATATACCGCGCACTCCAAAACTTGATCATGAATGCGATACTTCATAACCCTGAAGGAACGAGTGTTAAAGTATCTGTCATCAATAATGGTGAGGAATTTATTGAGATTGTCATTTCAGATGATGGTGTTGGTATGGATCAATATACTATTGATAATCTTTTCAAAAAATACTATAGAGGAACGACTACAAATTCATCTGAATTTGGGACAGGATTAGGAATGGCGATTGTCAAAAGTCTTATACTTGCTCACGGTGGTGAAATTAATGTCGAAAGTGAAGTATCAAAAGGCACTTCACTAACAGTGCGATTACCAAAATAA
- a CDS encoding methylated-DNA--[protein]-cysteine S-methyltransferase, which translates to MNEQHKLDYNSPIGVIEIISTGKAISSIMFTERDKIVNLLNDETPTILKDCYGQLDNYFKGKLFKFTFPYFFEGTDFQQTVWNALIFVPYGKTVSYKDIATSIGNDKAIRAVGNANGKNKLSIVIPCHRIIGSNGNLTGYAGGVWRKEWLLQHENHLLGQNHTMKSTF; encoded by the coding sequence ATGAATGAACAACATAAATTAGATTATAATTCTCCCATTGGGGTTATAGAGATAATTAGTACAGGTAAGGCAATCAGTTCAATTATGTTCACTGAACGGGATAAAATAGTGAACTTATTGAATGACGAAACTCCAACAATATTAAAGGATTGCTATGGGCAACTTGACAACTATTTTAAAGGTAAACTTTTCAAATTTACATTTCCTTATTTTTTCGAGGGAACAGATTTTCAACAGACAGTATGGAATGCGTTAATATTTGTTCCATATGGCAAAACAGTATCGTATAAGGACATTGCTACATCAATTGGCAATGATAAAGCTATCAGAGCAGTTGGAAATGCAAATGGAAAAAATAAATTGAGCATCGTCATTCCTTGTCATCGTATTATTGGCTCAAATGGGAATCTAACAGGATATGCAGGAGGTGTATGGCGCAAGGAGTGGCTACTTCAACATGAAAATCATCTCTTAGGTCAAAACCATACTATGAAGTCAACTTTTTAG
- a CDS encoding DNA-3-methyladenine glycosylase family protein: MEWIDHKTSIEVCTPKEFNFEECLVYLDRSELETLHQVKDGCIYKLLNTKDESILVRIRSMYDGVQVDFPLNQPSINCREEVASYIWEWFDLERNISPFYDVAKQDRILQKFSNKYYGLRMIGIPDLFEALTWAIIGQQINLTFAYTLKKRFIEQFGKCINCEYGDFWLFPTYQTITTLEVGDLRKLQFSVRKAEYIIEIAKNMSNGNLTKEMLLQMQGYEQIKKFLMKFRGIGAWTADYVMMRCLRHSSAFPLTDVGIHNALKLQLELDHKPSIIEIKEMMEKWKGWEAYSAFYLWRSLYE, from the coding sequence ATGGAATGGATTGACCACAAAACATCTATAGAAGTATGTACTCCGAAGGAATTTAATTTTGAAGAGTGTTTAGTATATCTAGACAGATCGGAACTAGAAACACTTCATCAAGTGAAAGACGGTTGTATATATAAATTGTTAAATACAAAAGATGAATCAATATTAGTAAGAATTCGTTCTATGTATGATGGGGTTCAAGTTGATTTTCCATTAAATCAACCGTCGATTAATTGCCGTGAAGAAGTGGCATCGTATATATGGGAGTGGTTTGATCTTGAGCGGAACATAAGTCCTTTTTATGATGTTGCTAAACAAGATCGGATTTTGCAGAAATTTTCCAATAAATATTATGGATTAAGAATGATAGGTATACCAGATTTATTCGAAGCGCTAACTTGGGCAATCATCGGACAACAAATTAATTTAACATTTGCGTATACCTTAAAAAAGCGATTCATTGAACAGTTTGGGAAATGTATCAATTGTGAGTATGGAGATTTTTGGTTGTTTCCAACGTATCAAACGATCACTACATTAGAAGTTGGAGATTTGAGAAAACTTCAATTTTCAGTTAGAAAAGCAGAATATATCATTGAAATTGCAAAAAATATGTCGAATGGTAATTTAACAAAAGAAATGTTACTCCAAATGCAAGGTTATGAGCAAATAAAAAAATTCTTAATGAAATTTAGAGGGATAGGGGCGTGGACAGCAGATTACGTCATGATGAGGTGTTTGCGTCATTCATCAGCCTTTCCGCTAACAGACGTCGGAATTCATAATGCATTAAAACTACAATTAGAGCTTGATCATAAACCATCAATAATTGAAATAAAAGAAATGATGGAGAAATGGAAAGGTTGGGAAGCATATTCAGCCTTTTATCTTTGGAGGTCGTTATATGAATGA
- a CDS encoding bifunctional transcriptional activator/DNA repair enzyme AdaA, which yields MSEINLTFYEMWEKIISCDRKYDGLFYTAVKTTKIYCRPSCRSRKPKMENVEFYFDINEVERDGFRACKRCQPDIEHSPNFSLVKSTINFLTNNYKQKLELKDISSHVGVSSYYLDRLFKQETAETPRTYLEKIRIDKATYLLKYTDQTNIDICYEVGFQSPSNFYKVFRRLKDCSPTEYRKLNR from the coding sequence ATGTCTGAAATTAACCTGACTTTTTATGAAATGTGGGAGAAGATTATATCTTGTGATCGAAAATATGATGGGCTGTTTTATACTGCTGTAAAAACAACTAAAATATATTGCCGACCGTCATGTAGGTCAAGAAAACCCAAAATGGAAAATGTTGAATTTTACTTTGATATTAATGAAGTTGAACGTGATGGATTCCGTGCTTGTAAAAGATGTCAGCCAGATATTGAACACTCACCGAATTTTAGTCTTGTCAAAAGTACGATTAACTTTTTAACAAATAACTACAAACAGAAGCTAGAATTAAAGGACATTTCCAGTCATGTCGGTGTAAGTTCTTATTATCTTGATCGACTGTTTAAACAAGAAACTGCAGAGACTCCACGTACTTATTTGGAAAAAATTCGAATAGACAAGGCTACATATCTTCTTAAATATACTGATCAAACGAACATAGATATTTGTTATGAAGTTGGTTTCCAGAGTCCATCGAACTTTTATAAAGTGTTTCGACGTTTAAAAGATTGTTCACCTACTGAATATCGGAAGCTCAATAGATAA
- a CDS encoding DoxX family protein, whose amino-acid sequence MVPFIVLVVSFAFFCIIGLLNPLLMDWQTSLRIAVALMFLVTASAHWGKRRPDLIKMVPPVLPNPKFIVSITGVLEIICSIGIVIPFTSNITSICLAILLVVMFPANFHAANKNVKIAGKPTMPLLQRTILQIIFIIAVIVAGYPFNSTL is encoded by the coding sequence ATGGTACCATTCATCGTATTGGTCGTATCTTTCGCGTTCTTTTGTATAATTGGATTATTAAACCCATTATTAATGGATTGGCAGACATCTTTACGTATAGCTGTTGCTCTCATGTTTTTAGTTACAGCATCTGCACACTGGGGGAAGAGACGTCCTGATCTTATAAAAATGGTACCACCAGTGTTACCAAATCCAAAATTCATTGTAAGTATAACTGGTGTATTAGAAATTATTTGTTCTATAGGAATAGTAATTCCATTCACTTCTAATATAACCTCAATCTGCTTGGCAATTTTACTAGTGGTTATGTTCCCAGCTAATTTTCACGCAGCAAATAAAAATGTGAAAATTGCTGGGAAACCTACGATGCCTCTATTACAACGAACTATTCTGCAAATAATCTTTATCATAGCAGTTATTGTTGCAGGATACCCTTTCAATAGTACATTATAA
- a CDS encoding DUF2269 family protein: MKGDIDLIHNTVKNVMLADFIFTFPGLILIIFTGINMVIQAGYSLSSFNWLTLSLMLYVFIGVLWLGILIPLQYRMIRYSNPSIGDGSINQSYKKASNYWAIFGMITTIIPVLIFYFMITKGF; this comes from the coding sequence GTGAAAGGTGATATTGATTTAATTCATAATACTGTGAAAAATGTCATGTTAGCTGACTTTATTTTCACGTTCCCAGGGTTAATTCTAATTATTTTTACTGGTATTAATATGGTTATTCAAGCTGGTTATTCTTTGTCCAGTTTTAATTGGCTTACCTTGTCGTTGATGTTGTATGTATTTATTGGAGTATTATGGTTAGGTATACTGATTCCACTGCAATACAGAATGATTCGGTACAGTAATCCCTCAATTGGTGATGGTTCAATAAATCAGTCATATAAGAAAGCATCTAATTATTGGGCAATTTTTGGAATGATAACAACAATCATACCTGTCTTGATTTTTTATTTTATGATTACAAAAGGTTTTTAA